TAGGTCCTCATGGTCGGACACCTCAAAACCGATAGACTTTCTTGTCCTGTTCCCATAGGATTCCGTACTTAGCCCAGGGAAGTTTTTAATGTGCTTCTTTATTGCCTTTAATTTCTTTTTTTCTTTCATCAGCTGTTTGTTTCTGGTTCTAAAATTAAATCTCGAATAACATCTAAAAGTTCCATTTCATTATGGGGTATCATATCCAAGATATACCCTAAAACTTCTTTGATGTTATGTTCTGGATTGGGAATGGAATGTGTGGAACAGTAGTCTGTCTCCATGGCTATGATGCAAAGCTTTAACAGATTTGAAATCATAAAAGAAGTGTCTAAATAGCCTTCTGTAACAAGTCCATTGGTATATTGTCCTTTTTTAAAAGGATTTGGTTTTAAAGATGAAAAGTCCTTTTTGGACAGGGATTTCATAAAGTTCAATAATTCTGTGTCTTTTGGTATAGAACTTTGTCGTTTGGGAACTTTGATTTCATTAACATTGTTTAATTCAAGACTACAGGCCTCCCATTTATTTTTAAACAATGCCGTAGCCAATGCTTCCATTTTATTGGCTTTCTCTACTATTTTATGGATTTGTTCTAGATTGATATGGTAATTGTTTTCATAGCGTGTGGTTATATAAGCATCATCCAACAATTTTAAAAGGTGTTGTTCTTCCTCTATTTCTGTATCGAAAAGATTACCCAATGCCGGAGCAAATGGTTTTATATAGGTTTGCAGTTCTTTGATGCTATGGCTTTTACGCTCTTTTCCCATTGTAAAAAGCGCTACATACCGAAACCACAGTTCTATGTATTGGTGCAACATAAAAGTAGCTTGAGAAAGATTGTTTTTTTCGATAAAGAAAAGAGCAGCATCTAAAAATGCTGTCATTTTATTGTGTTCTTTGTCGAAAGTGGATTGTATATTTTTTAGTGTGTTTTCGGATATTTGGTATTTATAAAAGCTATCCAGTTCTTTATTAGAATTCTGATAGATTAGCTTCTCCCAAGTGCCACCATGAATAAAGAATAAGTTTTCTTCTTTAAGTTGTTGCTGGGCATATTCAAAAGAAAATATTCGGTAAAAAAAATCCGTTTCTTCTTGAAATATTTTAGCAACCATACTAGATAACTCATGGGTTAAGGAAGAACAGTTTCCTTGTAGTATTACAATTAATAAAGGTTTTAAGAAATCTTCTTTTTCAATTCTAGTTTTATAGACATATTTAATTTCTAAAAGAGATTTTAGTTTAATTATAATCTGTTCTTGTTTAGTGTGAATTTTATCATCCATCGCAATCATTTTTTAATTATCTCAATTGATTTCAGTTACTTAAATATTTACTATTGGTATCTATTATTTATACAAGTGTATTAAAAATCGATACTAATGTATTTAAAATAAATCCAAATTCAAAACAAAAGTGTAATCATTTTATACAAGAGTGTATACTTTCTATATTTATGTAATCAAAAGAGATATTTATTATGACTAATCTAGGATTATATTTAACTAAAAAATCTATAAATAAAGCGGAGGTTGCAAGAAGAACTGGGATAAGTAAATCTCGTTTGAGCCAATTGAGTGGAAATGATTCAACCAAACTTCGTGCAGATGAACTTTATTTAATTGCTTTGGCCATTGATGTTGATCCAGGGGAATTGTTAAAGGAAGTGTACAAAGATCTAAAGCTACTTAAAGAATAATATTAAAAAATGGATTTAAGGTGCTAAAATGTGTATTAAATAATAGGTTATTAATAAAAGCAAGCTCAAGATTCATTAATATCCTTGATACGAGACATATTTTGGGTTTTAAAAATCCCTAATAATATTGTGGTATAGTAATTTTTATTATTTCAACCAGTTAACATTTATAGATAAATATTAAATTGATAAGTAATTATTAATGGTATAGATATTGCGTTAAATAATTAAAGTAATGTTTTAACACCTAGTCAATTAAATACTATTTTATATATTTGTAGTGTACTTAATAGTATATAAAGAAGATAAAGAAGTTTTGAAAACAAAAGTAAACATAGCCAATATAGTTCCAAAAAAAGTATTTTGGGATATGGATGTTAACAAATTATCTGTTAAAAAAGATAAAGAAGTTATCATCCCAAGAATGCTATTGGCTACTAACGAGAAAACTTTTCAAGAAGATATTGCTTCTGTTGAGGAAGTATATACTGCTAATGAAATATATTCAGTACTTAAAAATACTAAAGAACGTATAAGTAACCAAATATGTAGAATGGTTGCTGCTCGTTATAATAAACCTACTTTTTTACGCTATAAGTTTTAACAAATGAGTACAGTTTCCCCAGTACTCCTTAACACAATCAAAGAATTACAGCAACTTTCTGGATTATCGCAATTTGCATTGGCAGGAGGTACAAATTTGGCTATCCGGTTTGGTCATAGAGAATCTCAAGACATTGATTTATTTTGTTCTGAAATTGTTGGTATTAAACATTTAGAGCAAATAGAAAAAGAAGTAGTCGATTTTTATGGTGAAAAGAATATATCAAGTATTGACTATCCAGCTGTAGGGCGGCAAATAAAGATATTTATGATTTAAATTTTATTACTGAGCATATTTCATTAGCAGAATTATTTGAAGGATTAAAAGCTAAAAAGGAAAAGTTCAATAAAAAAGAACATCAAAACATCTTTGATTTAGATGATGAAGGTTGTCCTACCCAAGATCCTTACCTATTATTAAAATTTGATGGTAAAGTATCTCAAAGCAAAATTAAGCCCATGCACTCTAACGTGTAAAAAACGGTTAAAGTGAACCACTAAAAACGGAAATTACTGAACCACTTAAAAACTCATTTTAGCCTAAGCTGTAAAAGAATTTGCAATAATTTTACTATGCTCACTTTTATCCGCCGCAGGTGGCTCATTTTGTCCGCTCTATCCACTTCCTGTTTAACTCTTGATTTTAAGATGTTTAACATTAAAAATGTTCCTAATTTTTCCCCTTTATTAATCTTTGATTAAGAAAATTAAATAGTATTTTTACTCCTTGATTTTTTTTAGGGTTTCATACAAGTACTAATGCTCTATTAACTTAGTAAAACATTAAAATGAGGATGCCAACATGAAGTTTCTCATCGTTAATTCGTGTTTTAATGTATCTTCAGCTTGGTTTATCCCAAAATTCCTTAAGTGTACTTTTTGCAACCATGCGTTTCATGGGTCTAATTATAAAACAAATACCAAAAAATAAATCTTAATTTTTTATTTCCACTCAAAATCTCCATTTTCTATCGTCCAATCATTACCAAAAAATCCCGCATATTTAACAGCACCGGCCCCTTGGTTTAACAAATTGCTGTCAAACAGAATCACATCAGGAAAAGTTGTTCCATTAACTAAATAATGATTGGCATAAGCGGCTTTCATTCCCATTTCTCCTGTGGCGGTAATGACGCCGATAGTCGCCACATCACTATCCTTTCTAGGTACTGTAAAATATAGTCCCCATTGGTTTCCTGATAGTGTTTTTTCGCCAATACGCACTTTATTGTTATTAACCTGAATTGGACTCTCGTTCAAAAGAAGTTTCCAAGCGGTGTTATTGTCTTTATTTCCATAAACGATAATATTTCTATCGGCGTATTTTTCTAGGGAAAAGTCTGTGTCTTTAATCATTTCAACATGGCCATTGGCACGGTAATAAAATGTTTCAGCATCAAATAGGGCTTTATGGTAATACCAATCGTTCTCTATAGTAGAACCTTTAGTTGCATAAACAAAAACCACATTATTTCTAAAGGCATCTTTGAATCCCCCATTTCTATGGGGACCTTTTTCTCTTAAGGATGGCATAGAGGTAGTGATCCATTTTTGTTTATCCTTTTTGAAGAAATTTTTAAGGTTAGAAGACACTTTGAAGGTATCGCCGTCAAGAGTAATTTCATTTATAGTTTCGGTTAATTTTGATAAATCGACTTCCAGTAATGCAACGTTATTTGTGGTAATATTGAAACCTTTTTCTTTAGAGAAATCAAAAGAACTGACCTCAAAAGGCTTTTCTTGTTGATAAATGGTCATAAAATGAGAGGTGGCAGAAACTCCTGGAGATCCCGTAAAAAATTCTAATTTCTTAACGACTGAATCTTTAGGAATAGTGCGCTGTTTAAAAAAGTCGAAAATTGGTTGCCAATCTACACTGTGGTTACCATACCAGTGTGTACCCTCAGGATACTCATAATACGTAAAGTCATTATGGAATTTACCCAGACGTTCTCTCATTTCCCTTGCAATAGCAGTAGGAACCACATTATCTTTTTCGCCATGTAAAACATAGACACCGCTTTGTAAATAATTGCGTTCTAATTTTAAGGTTCTACTAGGTGTACCTGCTCGTTCAATAATGTTTTGCAGAGGCGTATTAACGGGTTCCAACTTCATGCGCTCCACACTTTTTGTTGAAATGCCTCTTTCCTCTAATTGTTCCGGTGTCATTTCCAACACTGCTTTGGAAAATCCATCGCGATACGCCAATAAATCAGGGTAACCTGCACAAGGCGCCATTGCGGCAAATTTGTCGGGATATGTAGCTCCCAAGTACCAAGTACCGTGCCCTCCCATAGAGTGTCCAGTGAGGTAAATTTTGCTTTCATCAGGTTTATAGATGTTTTTTGCATCTTTCAATACTTCTAAAGCATCCAATCGGCCCCAGTCTTCCCAAGCAAATCCGAACGGACGGCGGTTGGTGGGCGCAATCAGAGTGCCCCAATCTTTCTGGGCATAAGCATTGGCTTGATTCACAGCTTCAACTGATGCGCCATGTACAGATAAAAATAGAGCTTGTGACGCTTCTTTAGTTGTTGATGGTGCCACGCTATAATATTGCACGCTTCCATCTATATCGCTAATAAACGTTTTTTTGTGATGTTTGTATTTTGATTTTATCTCTAAGGTTACTGTTTGATTGTGTAAAGTCGTTCCTTTTTTGTCTTTTAGGTTTAATTTTAAGTCAACACTTTCTTTTGAGACATCCATGGAGTTTGAAGTAAAAGAAAACGGAACTTTTTGTACTGATAAAGGTGGAATGTTGGCCATGATCGTATTAGTAGTATGCTCCGCTAATTTGGCTTCAATAATGGCTTCCTTTATCCAGTTTTCAGTTGCATTTACCACTCTAACTGCGCCTTTGTATGCTTTGTTTTCTTCCTGCAGAATATGGGGCATGGTCATATCCCTTGATGTAAATTGTACACCAGTTGCAGGCGTGATCAATCTAGCTCTGATTCGGGGGAAACGACCTACTTTTAGTACAAAAATATTCTCTCCTTTTTTTAGTTTTATAGGAATAAGACTGTAACCAAAATCATAGTGGTCACCTTCATGAGGGAAACCGTTGATTAAAGCAATAGAATGCCCTGAGGCTTCAAAAAGTACAATTTGTTCTGAATTGGAGGTATAGGATAGATATACATAAGCCGACCTTAAATGACTACCAGAAAAACTGCTCGTACTATCAATTTTTATGGATTGCCATTGTATAGGATTTCCTAAAAAGTCTATATCAAAAGTAAATTCTTTGGTAGCTCTATAGTGCTTATCAGTTAGAAAACGATTAAAAACTGGGTCGTTAGGAAAAGAGGAGGATTCGAAGCCAAGATTCTGCATTTGTAATGCCCATCCAGTATTAAAAACATGCAACACATTACCTTCACCAACGTCATTGATTTTTTCTTTTCCGAAGTATTCAACGATATTACCCGTTTTTTGGGCATTAATAGTAGAGGAAGAAATACCTAAGAGGAGTACAATTATAAAGAATAGTTTAAAACTGTTATACATCGTATCTGGATTTTTTAAAGTTATTTACCTCCAATTATAAACATTACCGTGTGATTTTATAATATTATTAGACCAAGGACAATTCTACGTCGGCTAAGGGGGAAAATAATACATACTTGTTTGGTTTGATGGTGAAAGCATAAAGGCGAAAATAATTGGAAAAAAATACACAGATTTTAAGAAATATACCAAATAGAATATTCCAGACCTCGAAGTTTTACTAACTTCATCTGCAGGTCGTATTGCATATCGTTTCCTTCCTAAAAAGTCCTCAATTAAATATCAGACCATACGAACTAATCAACTAACT
The genomic region above belongs to Mariniflexile litorale and contains:
- a CDS encoding nucleotidyl transferase AbiEii/AbiGii toxin family protein — its product is MSTVSPVLLNTIKELQQLSGLSQFALAGGTNLAIRFGHRESQDIDLFCSEIVGIKHLEQIEKEVVDFYGEKNISSIDYPAVGRQIKIFMI
- a CDS encoding HEPN domain-containing protein, with product MDDKIHTKQEQIIIKLKSLLEIKYVYKTRIEKEDFLKPLLIVILQGNCSSLTHELSSMVAKIFQEETDFFYRIFSFEYAQQQLKEENLFFIHGGTWEKLIYQNSNKELDSFYKYQISENTLKNIQSTFDKEHNKMTAFLDAALFFIEKNNLSQATFMLHQYIELWFRYVALFTMGKERKSHSIKELQTYIKPFAPALGNLFDTEIEEEQHLLKLLDDAYITTRYENNYHINLEQIHKIVEKANKMEALATALFKNKWEACSLELNNVNEIKVPKRQSSIPKDTELLNFMKSLSKKDFSSLKPNPFKKGQYTNGLVTEGYLDTSFMISNLLKLCIIAMETDYCSTHSIPNPEHNIKEVLGYILDMIPHNEMELLDVIRDLILEPETNS
- a CDS encoding helix-turn-helix transcriptional regulator, which translates into the protein MTNLGLYLTKKSINKAEVARRTGISKSRLSQLSGNDSTKLRADELYLIALAIDVDPGELLKEVYKDLKLLKE
- a CDS encoding prolyl oligopeptidase family serine peptidase codes for the protein MYNSFKLFFIIVLLLGISSSTINAQKTGNIVEYFGKEKINDVGEGNVLHVFNTGWALQMQNLGFESSSFPNDPVFNRFLTDKHYRATKEFTFDIDFLGNPIQWQSIKIDSTSSFSGSHLRSAYVYLSYTSNSEQIVLFEASGHSIALINGFPHEGDHYDFGYSLIPIKLKKGENIFVLKVGRFPRIRARLITPATGVQFTSRDMTMPHILQEENKAYKGAVRVVNATENWIKEAIIEAKLAEHTTNTIMANIPPLSVQKVPFSFTSNSMDVSKESVDLKLNLKDKKGTTLHNQTVTLEIKSKYKHHKKTFISDIDGSVQYYSVAPSTTKEASQALFLSVHGASVEAVNQANAYAQKDWGTLIAPTNRRPFGFAWEDWGRLDALEVLKDAKNIYKPDESKIYLTGHSMGGHGTWYLGATYPDKFAAMAPCAGYPDLLAYRDGFSKAVLEMTPEQLEERGISTKSVERMKLEPVNTPLQNIIERAGTPSRTLKLERNYLQSGVYVLHGEKDNVVPTAIAREMRERLGKFHNDFTYYEYPEGTHWYGNHSVDWQPIFDFFKQRTIPKDSVVKKLEFFTGSPGVSATSHFMTIYQQEKPFEVSSFDFSKEKGFNITTNNVALLEVDLSKLTETINEITLDGDTFKVSSNLKNFFKKDKQKWITTSMPSLREKGPHRNGGFKDAFRNNVVFVYATKGSTIENDWYYHKALFDAETFYYRANGHVEMIKDTDFSLEKYADRNIIVYGNKDNNTAWKLLLNESPIQVNNNKVRIGEKTLSGNQWGLYFTVPRKDSDVATIGVITATGEMGMKAAYANHYLVNGTTFPDVILFDSNLLNQGAGAVKYAGFFGNDWTIENGDFEWK